The Engraulis encrasicolus isolate BLACKSEA-1 chromosome 24, IST_EnEncr_1.0, whole genome shotgun sequence DNA window ACCCCAGTGCTAACTTTGTCCTCAACGacctctttcttttttcaccccctctctatttttttcccttttcgggGTGTTTCTCTGCTGTCCTGGATTGGCAGTACCCCAGAGGAAGAGGGTGACCCAGTTCTTCACAGTGGCCCCCGACCCCAGTCCCACGTTCCCGTTCAGGGGCACGGGGAACAGGAACAACAGCACAGTAGAAGCCCCCCAGCTCCCCATTCAAGGAGCCCCTCACCCCATTCTAGAATCCTGCCTCCCAGTTCTAGAAGCCCCTCACCTCATTCTAGAACCCTGAATCATCCTTCTAGAGACTGCTCCCCTCCTCATTCTCAAAGCCCTCAGCTCCATTGCTCCTCCTCGTCTGAGCAAATTAACTTGGAGCTGCAGGCTGCCCTACAGGAATGCGAGGAGCAAATGGCCTCCTTTGCGCAGGCAACGACGGGGCCAAGCACCCCGTCCAGCCAAGTCTCCGTTGGCGAGTCTCTGTCGGAGGCCATGGCcaaaaaagaagggaagagaaaaaagaggaggaagaagaaaggtgCCAGTCTGGAGGTGGAGCCCTCCTCCTGTGAGTCAAGTTTCCATGGTGACAATGTCACGGTGGCATCTACTGGGtcgaaaaaggaggaggaggagaaggaggaggtagcCCATTTTAGTTTCACAAGCTACATTTTGGGCAATGCCAGTGGTGGCGCAGGCGAAGGGGAGAAAGAGCTGGAAAATTCAAAGGTGAGTGAAGAAACGGAGAGAGAATCGCAGACTGAAACAAACGCAGCACTGAAGCAAGAGGAAACAGATATTTGTTTACCGAATGTCACCGAAACAAAACCCACCAGCACTCCATCAGAGGAAATGCAAAAGCACCTACCTGCCATAGCAGACAGCCAGCTGGCaacagaaaaagacaaagactCATTTGTGCAGACAGGTTCAAGCACTGCAACCTGTAAAAGCTGCCCCCCAGAATGTGCACCGGTGGAAGCCAACATttcacacaatgcacacaagaCAGAGGGGGAAGTAAATTTAGTGGTCAGACTGCCCAAGAATGAGTCAGATCAGGCCAGCGCAGAGACAGCCCTTTTCCCACAGACATCAGCTGAGACTGAGGCTGGGCCCATACTCACAGACTCAGCACCCCGTGTAAACCCGTGCCCTCATGCTGCTGATGGAGGTGGGCGGACAGAGTCACTGGCTGACACAGACACTCAGCAGGCCAAGGGTGCAccgacaaagacagagacacagccaCCGGAAaagccacaaacacagacacagccacaagCATGGGCAGAGTCTGAGGCACAGAAACAGACCTCAACAGAAACTGAGAAACAGACACTGGAACAGACAGGGGCCGAACCTGagccacagaaacagacacaggcacagacatcaacccagacagaaacagagacacaggaacagccacagacacaggcacggagTGAAACACCTAAACAGACACTGACACGAgcacagaaaaagaaacagagacagaaacagaaacataaacaagcacagacagatgcacatgtACAGGCACAGACAGAGGCCCAACCAccggcacaggcacagacacaggcacagacacactcacagacacagacacagacgtccagccgagagacagagagcaacaaAAGTCCCAACAGGACCTTCACCCTGACATCTCCCGGGGCAACAGGCTCAGATTTACAAGAGCAGCTGATTCCCCAGAGACtggaggaaggagggggggatTTCAGCCCCCAGTCCCTAAACTACCCAGCCACGCCAGCTCATCTTACCCCCTCCGAGAGCACACCTGCCCCCCCATCGACCCTCCCCCCAGGGCTGGGACAGGATCAGGGGCAGCAGGGTGACCACAGCCAGACAGATGGgtcaaccgacacacacacatgccccatcCCCAGCACATGCACATTACCACAGCccgatctacacacacactcaaagcctgTTGCACACACAGTCCCTGAGACTGAAACACAAACCCAcctcaagacaaacacacacacaaccgcagaGCCTGATGTGCACACAACCCCCGAGTCcagcacacacactgggacagagCCGGAAACCACACCCCACTGTGACCAGTCAATCGTTGAGCCAGATCATGatagagaagcagcagcagcaattgaTCCGAGCCACCGGGGAAATGTCGATGATGATTGCACTGCTCCTGAGGGATCGAGGCCATTGAGTCCACGTGCCAGACGCAAGCCGACAGGCCGACTTCCTGTGAAGTTGGAAAATGAATTGGAAATTGAGAGCAGAGAAAGGATAAGAAAGCAGGGTCAGGCTGAAACACTCATCAATATAGATGAAGAGGCTAAACATCAGGAGAAATCAGCCACACTGAATCaagaacagaaaaacacactTAGCCAGGATGAGGCGTCtttgactcacacacacccacaggaagCACTCAGTAATACTCAGGCAGAGAGAGTTGCGGCTATACAACAGTCTGCCCAATTGAAAatagaacagcagcagcagcaggaggaggcaaAAGAGATTGTAAATAAAGAAAAGGTGCTCTCTCTGGACCAGCAAACCCAGCTCTCAATCCCATCCAGcgtgggagagaaaaaagagaggaggaggaagaagaggtggaggggtgTCGATGAAGAGGCTCCTGTGCGATCTGATAATACTAATACTGGTCGTGCCTCGTTGCCACTGACAACACCCACGATGCCAGAAATGATAGAAAGCGAGGgagtgcgagagcgagagagagcagggagagaaagCAGAGTGAGAGGGAGTGAAACGACGGACGCAACAGTGAAAGAAGTGCTGGACACGGATGCAGCGCTCGGCGAGGCTCCGGCTTTTAGCGAGCTGTGCGCTCCCCTGATCCCGAATGGAGagcgagagcagagagagagccagtcagagccagagccagatccAGATCATGGGCGCTCGTTAATCTTCTCTCAGAGTAATTGCTCACCTGCACTtaaagaagaggacgaggaacagaggggagagaagaacacTGTCTCTTCCAGTatctgcagcagcagcaataacGGTAACAGCAGCGATAGTAGCAAAAGCAACCCTGGCAATACAAGCAGGAGTAGTGCTAACTGTAAAATGCCACAGAACTCATTGGAGagtgaagagaagggagggggacaGCCCGCAAACAGCTCCCCGGGGACCGAGGCTCTCTCACCAGCCGAGGAAGGAGGGACAAAGGCAGCCCGGACGGAGGAGGACCGGCTCCTTCTAACGACGAGCACAACCACCGgcaccggcagcagcagcagcagcactgtgcCTTTAGGGGATCCGAGCAAACTCACCAGCCAGGAAGATAGCGCAGAGCGATTGGCAGGAGTGGAAGAGagtgacagacggagagagagaggagagagagtgagagaggaggaggaaggagagagggagagggagagggagagggagaggggggagcagAGGAAAGGTGGAGCAGCGAGACAGCGAGTGAGTCCATCCAGTGAGGTGCCACTgacgacggagagagagacagcatcgCCACTCctctcaaccaccaccaccaccagtaccgTTACAGACCGGCAGGCTgaaacgcagcagcagcagcaccatcatCACAGCAGCAGTAACGACAGAGGCAGTAACAGTGAGCGCATCAATCTCATCCCTGACGAACAgcgctcctctccctctcctcactcctctatctccgctcgctcctctcctccgccagCCGGCGGTGGCGCAGGCAGCTCGGACTCATTCAATCactcctctccgcctcctctggcTCACACAAACTCCGGCGAATCGcaaaaaaagggagagggagagggagagggagagagaggggctgagTTGAATCAGTGCCTGGACAAAGCAACAGTAGCAGCGGTGGCAGTggcagagaaagaaggagaaacagcaaaagcaaaaggagaagaaaagggggCATTCAGCGCTACTTTGGCGGAAGCCGCTGCGTCAGCACAGAGGGCATTATTGGCCGGTGCCAGCCAGCAACAGGTAGGGCAGTCACACTTTGCCCTCAATCCACATCAGGCTCCAGcgggcacacacagcacacagccaggAGTGAGCGTGGCATTACCAGACCCACAGACACAACAGGCGGCCGCGGGGAAAGAGACCAGCCAACCCTTTGGGATTGTTACGTCACAGCCAACACCACCACAGTCTAGTGAGACGGAGACCACACAACCAACCACGAAAGTGACGTCACAGCAAGTGCCAAAGACACAGCCACAACCTGGTGAGTCCCAATTCCAGTCTCAGTCTCCATCCGGCATGTGGGAAACTGTGAGCAGCTACACCAGTGCAGGCAGCACCTTGACAATGAAGGATGGCAGGTGCGCAGCAGAGACCGTAGGTGTCGCCACCACGAATGTTGATCCAAAAGCATGTGCCTCGCTACCGCCGCTTACGGTGCACGAGAGCCTTCGTCACCCGGTGACTGAGAGCAGCTTTGGACTGAAGGAGTATTATGGGATtccagagaggaggacagaggggcCACCCTCTGAAACACATGTGACAACAAGTGAACCAGACCGATCTGGGAACTCACTGAAAGACCCCAAAGGAGAACAAAAGAGCAAATCAAGCGTGTCTGGAAAGTCGCTAAAAGACCACAAACAAGAAAACAGCAAAACAGCAGAGCCCGGTGGGAAAGATACATGTGAGAAAGAGACTCAAAAACAGCTTGGGGTTCAAACAGCGGGTGTTGTTGTCACCTCAGACCTGGGCCAGGAGGATGGGCAGGCTGCCCAGTCAGCTTCCTCTGATGAAAAGACGCCACAGGCACCGGATGCAGCCATGGCTGCTTCTCGAAAGACAGGAAGCCAGAAAGTCGCCGGTGTCGAGAACACTGTTGATGTTGCCGGTTCACTTCCAGCTGAGGACAAGCAAAGTGCTGACTCTTCTTCGTCCTCGATGAAGGTCGGTACTGATGAGGGTCAGAGGGCAAAGGTCACCAAGGTCAAAGAGGTCAAAGGCGATATGAAAGCACAGCACATGGCTCAATCGGAACGTGTTGATAGCCAAAATGACTCAACATTATCGCATAAAAAAGAAAGTATAAGCAAAGCTGATTCTCAGCGCTTGATTAATGGCAGCGAGCGGAGAGGGGGAAGCCAAACAGCAGCTGTTGATCTGAGACTGGAAAAGGAaaacacagaggagaagagaaaagatggcAAAAACGCAGAATCATCCACACTATTAGTGAGCGATGATGTAGAGAAATTAACCCTTGATGAGAGTAGTCAGCATGCTGTCGTGTCTGCACGTTTGACTCAGCAAAAGGAAGAAAGTCAGCAGAAAGTGGATACTGAGTGTTTGACGAGGGAAGAACCGAGAGAAGTAGACGGAAAGCATTGTGCTGATGCTAAGGACTTGAAGGATGTACAGAAGGATTATAATGGCAAAAGCAAGGTGGATTCTGGACCTGTTGCAGGTGATGAGCTAAATCAGCCTCCAGCCTCAGTCTCAGCTACTGTCACCGCTGCTCAAAATGCCCCCACTGAAACTGAATCTACTACTAAGAGCCATGTGCAGTCAGGTGAGTCTCACTCACCTGTCATTGACCCCAACACTGACAGGCCGACTTCAGGTGATGCTGTTCCAAAAGCACCGGGCACTCCTGAAGTCACGCCCTCCACAGTGAGATCTAACCAATCACCTGTCACTTCTAACTCCTCTCACTCCGCTGTAGTCACAGCAAAGGAAGACGATTCAACGGAAATAAATAGCACAACAACCGATCTGACCCAAAGACCTGACTCTCATCCCCTGCTCCTAACACAGCAACCTACACAAGGCACCGATAGTGCTGTGACTCCTCAGCCCTGTGCGGACTCCTCTTCCCAGGCTGCCACGGCGATGGGACCGGCTGCCGTGCCGACCATTGTTCTCAAGACTCCGGGCCCCATGCTGAGTCACCGGGAGCTCGTAAATGATTGTGACATCACAAGCAGCGTTGAGGAGAAGGGGGATGTACCTCCAccactctccatctccaccaTTGCCGGCACTGCTGCCGGTGAGTTTAATGGCCCATTATGCAGTATAGACAAGCAGGGTGTGGCTCAGGAGATGCACACCACTGTTCCAAGCCAGCCCATAAAACAAGAGAGCGCTGGGGAGGGTGACTCCACACAAAGAAAGGTGGAGAAAGACAGAGCCTCCCCCGCGGACACTCCTTCCCTCCCTGTCAGTGATGGTGCCGCAGACAAATGGGGGAATAATGCTTCTGCAGTACAAGCCATAcccaacagcagtagcagcagcagtggcagcaatattaccagcagcagcagaggcagtaaACCTGAAGAGACAGGCAAGGGAAGAGGTGTGCCTGAGGGCTGTGctgttatgtctgtgtgtgaaacaGGAAGCAAGACATCGGAAGCAGCCAGTGAGAGTGTGTCACCACCACGCCTTCACAGTCAGGCTCTGGAGTCGGTGACTTCATCCATTGACAACAAGCCACAAATCACCGGCCTGGCTGCGCAACCTGACAGCACAAAGAAATCAATGGATGCTGCGCAGGCCTCTATGGCAAAACTTGACATTTCGGGGAAGTCAAATGGGGTTGACGGATCAGCTGCTGGTCTAACACGTGTTCCGACATGCAGCAGTGCTGTCACTGACCTGCATCCAAATGAGCCACTGGCTGTTAATCACTCAATCCATGCTGGCCAGCGTCTCGGGGGTGATGTGACCACCTCTGTCGTCAAAAATGTGACAGGAGACACAGTAAAAATACAGCAGGGGAAAGGAGCCATTGAGGAAAAGCAGCAAAGGGTTGTGGgagaagagaaagtgagacaaACACAAAAGCCTGCCGCTAAGAGTGTGCAGGGTGTGAGGTCTGAgccagcgcagcagcagcaggagggtgAGAAAACACAACCACGACAGAGTGAGCCAAATGAAATCGAGGGAGAACAGCAACAGCAGAGTAGCAAAACAGCTGAGCAGCTGGCAGCCATACTGCAGAAAGACAACATGAcagaacaacagcaacaacaacagaaggacacATCCCAAGGAAGGGGGGATAGACATGAAACACAGACAGCGACACAGAGGAAGATGCTCGAAGGATTCGAAAGTGACAGAGAAGGAAGCGCTACAGAGAAACAGGCGGGCTCGCTGGCTCCTGACACGAGTGAGAAAAGCAAGCGACACTCCGACACCAGCTCTACGGAGGCAAGTGTAGCGGCTGAACAGTCCAAAGACCAGAACGGGGCTCGAGTTGGGCCCATTCATCCACCAGACCAGCCCCTCTCCTCTGGGTCACCCACGGCGGTCCACTCAGACACACATCCGAGCGTGTTCGACTCTGCACAGGTCCCACAGACAGAAGAGAGCTGTCGCCATGACAAACAGGAAGTAGAATCGCAACCACTGGAGCAGAGTCAGCAGAAACAGCCAGAGCTGAGAAACGGACAAGAAGAAGCTCTGGGACAGAGAGCTGTGAgtacacaggaggaggaggagacgggacaGCCACCTAGGGGTGGTGACAGTGACAGCACGCTGGAGGAACAGTCTCAGGGGGCAAAAGTCAGGACAACAGTTAACAAGGGTCAAAAGGTCACAGCAGCAAAGCCAGGAGAGAACATGGCTGCCTTCGCTGTGTCCCTCAGTGGTGACGGTGACCCTACAGTAGTATCAGGCAGTGGCGTTTCATCGCAGGCCAGCAAGTGTGGAGATGAGAGTGAAAGCAGAAACATACTTTACCCCAATAAGGCCACTGGGGCGTCTGTGGCAGACAACAATACGCCTACATCCGTCATTAACACCAGCGCGTCTGAGCACAGTGACGCACAGCCTCAGCGACCACTCAGTCAAGTAGCCTCCGAATGCACTGTCACACAGccccacacagacagaggcagagcagagcagggtccGTTCAGTGAAGTGGACTCTGAACACAGTTTCAGTGTCACTCAGGCCTCTGAGACAAAACAGGAGGCCTCTGTTCCCATAACCTTTAAcccccaacagcagcagcaggatggGGGGGCTCCCGCCATCCAACAGCGACCCCCCAGCACCACTGACTCCCCCCCAGTGTCTGCATCGTCCCACACTGAGGCTCCTCATCACCCAGTTCTGTCGGGTGACAACGCCAACAAAAGTATGAGACTCCCTAAGGAGGCTGGAACAAATGCAGAACAAGCAGACCCAGCAACAGCCATGGGCTTGGAGGCATGTCCTACTGAACACAGAGTTTTACAGAACAGTGACAAGAGTCAAGGGAGTGACACCACAGAGGACACTGACTCCTCAAAGGCAGCGAGCGCCCAGAAAGGGaacacaacaacaaccaaaacagccacagccacagacatACAACAACCAGTAGCATCTGGCTCTCCTGACGCACAGAGAAGCGAAAGTGTGACAGCTAATCTGGAGcatcagagaggaggggaggctgTAGTCTTGGCCGCTGggggagcacacacagacacaggggagATTCATGAGAACACAGCTGGGCCCACACAGAAGCAGGCGGAGCCACAGCAGAACCACAGCCATGGCCCAGACATCAAaccgcaacagcagcagcagggggctAGTGCCGGGGAGACTGGGGACGGCCCAAATCGCAATCGGCATTGCGGCCCAGATAGCAGCCCGATGGGTATGAAGGGTAGCGATGAAGGGGTGAGACAGCGGGGAGATGGTAGAGAGGATGACACAAAAGTTGTAAAACAAATGGAAAATGTCCGTGCTGCAGACCCTGCAGTGATGGACAGTAAGCAGGAACTGGGACACCAGGAGGGCAGAGTGGGGAAGTCTTCCATTGCCATGCCGACAAGCACCACAGGTGGTTCCGACACCCCACCTCAGGCCAATCAGGCAGCCCCAAAATCTTTCATCGAAATGCTACGTGAGAGTGCAGTGGCCACAGAAACCGAAGTTTCGGGTCCGAATGTACAAGTCGAAGAAATCAAAACGACAAACGACAGTCTCATTTCTGCCCCAGCCGCCgaggaaataaacacaaacaaacaaggctCTGGTAAAGACCCTGCCGTAGAGTCCTCTTCTTCTGCTCTGCTGAAGGCAGGGTCTGGGTTGGGGCAGCAGCCTAGAAAGTCAGGTGGGGGTGCAGGCTCTGAGTCAGTGTGCCAACCTGCGGAGGAACGTGGGAGTTCACACTCTGAGTCATCGCAGGAACAGAGTGGGGGGTCAAACTGGCTGACGGCCCTCAGGGAGGCAGCGGCCGAACAGGCACACTCCGAGTCGGACCACACAGCGGGCCCTGCAGAGAAAAACACGGACATCAGGTACccgtgagctggtgtgtgtgtgtgtgtgtgtgtgtgtgtgtgtgtgtgtgtgtgtgtgtgtgtgtgtgtgtgtgtgtgtgtgtgtgtgtgtgtgtgtgtgtgtgtgagagagagagaaagagagaggaggaggagggagagagagaaaaaaggaaaagaaagaaaaggagagagaggtgtgtgtgcgtgcttgcgtgccagCGTGAATGCttgcttctgtctgtgtgtggctgtttgtgtaATAGGAAGGTCAGTATGTGTAAGAAAagaaattgagtgtgtgtgtgcacaaatgagAGGGCCTGTTAGCAGGTCTATGTTTGTGTCTTGAGGATTAGACATAAGTGGGCTGCATTTGATCCATGAGGCTGTTTAAAGAATGTCTGTTTAtaggaccagacacacacacacacacacacacacacacacacacacacacacacacacacacacacacacacacacacacacacacacacacacacacacacacacacacacacaaacacacacacacacacacacacacacacacacacacacacacacacacacacacacacagaatctatCAATGTTCTTCTACACAATATCTCTTCATGCTTTGTGACCTTGGTGCCACTTGCtatggacatacagtacatgtacatagtTTTTCTCTTGTGTCGCTAAAGTCTCTTTTCCACTCTCgattttctggttggcctacagctcgacacagtgtgacttgtccgccactttttactttgcaattgggcacgacacagctcaatcgtgaagcaaaatgcggtggccgagtcgtgctgtgttgagctgtaggcctaccagaaagccggcagtggaaaagaaacTTTAGTGTTACTGAATTGCTTTCAGCAGTGCAATGCTTTTGAAAGGTCATATTGCCTACTCATGGGGATGAGTCATGAGTGTGCTATTAGCAATGGGCCAACATGGACATCtttagataggtgtgtgtgtgtgtgtgtgtgtgtgtgtgtgtgtgtgtgtgtgtgtgtgtgtgtgtgtgtgtgtgtgtgtgtgtgtgtgtgtgtgtgtgtgtgtgtgtgtgtgtgtgtgtgtgtgtgtgtgtgtgtgtgtgtgtgtgtgtgtgtgtgtgtgcgtgtgtgtgtgtgtgtgtgtgagagcttggTAGCCGGCATGGAAAAATACTCTTTATATATAAAGAGTATTTTTCCATGCCGGCTACCAAGCTTCTCATATTGTAGAGTAAATATCCCCTACCAATCACTACAGTATGTGCTCTACACCCTGATGCCAACATATTATCTTACAAACAGTAATAGAATGTGAAGGTGTTTTTGGACATTTATAAAACTAAATAAAGCATCGGCCCTCAGCCTCTAAAAcacagaattaatttaaatgaaatacacaaataaacacacagagcAGCTTGTCACTTAATGTGTTtacatgtagtagtagtagattaGAGTAGTAGATTAGAGAAACTTTGTTAATCCCAGAGgggaattaaagggacactgtgtgagatttttagttgtttatttccagaattcatgctgcccattcactaatgttacctttttcatgaatacttaccaccaccatcaaattctaagtattcattatgactggaaaaaattcacttttcatacatgaaaagggggatcttctccatggtccgccattttgaatttccaaaaatagccatttttagctgcaaaaatgactctacttggaccatacaagaaaatatttgtttattacttagtaaactttca harbors:
- the tacc2 gene encoding mucin-19 isoform X2, which translates into the protein MGNENSAPDEPPQEGTTDSVVLFPPQADGHSEPPHQAEVNGEGSPSAKRESRAENGSAGVHTSLPTVAQGDEDTLRRRNRRSPSPRLQGGAGGGGAAAGEEDLDELEFPHDLLPSTDLSTELNLNWGSALGREQVSSGAMKSEAVALSGSANPLLAGLQQYMDARPPVRGIVKSTPEEEGDPVLHSGPRPQSHVPVQGHGEQEQQHSRSPPAPHSRSPSPHSRILPPSSRSPSPHSRTLNHPSRDCSPPHSQSPQLHCSSSSEQINLELQAALQECEEQMASFAQATTGPSTPSSQVSVGESLSEAMAKKEGKRKKRRKKKGASLEVEPSSCESSFHGDNVTVASTGSKKEEEEKEEVAHFSFTSYILGNASGGAGEGEKELENSKVSEETERESQTETNAALKQEETDICLPNVTETKPTSTPSEEMQKHLPAIADSQLATEKDKDSFVQTGSSTATCKSCPPECAPVEANISHNAHKTEGEVNLVVRLPKNESDQASAETALFPQTSAETEAGPILTDSAPRVNPCPHAADGGGRTESLADTDTQQAKGAPTKTETQPPEKPQTQTQPQAWAESEAQKQTSTETEKQTLEQTGAEPEPQKQTQAQTSTQTETETQEQPQTQARSETPKQTLTRAQKKKQRQKQKHKQAQTDAHVQAQTEAQPPAQAQTQAQTHSQTQTQTSSRETESNKSPNRTFTLTSPGATGSDLQEQLIPQRLEEGGGDFSPQSLNYPATPAHLTPSESTPAPPSTLPPGLGQDQGQQGDHSQTDGSTDTHTCPIPSTCTLPQPDLHTHSKPVAHTVPETETQTHLKTNTHTTAEPDVHTTPESSTHTGTEPETTPHCDQSIVEPDHDREAAAAIDPSHRGNVDDDCTAPEGSRPLSPRARRKPTGRLPVKLENELEIESRERIRKQGQAETLINIDEEAKHQEKSATLNQEQKNTLSQDEASLTHTHPQEALSNTQAERVAAIQQSAQLKIEQQQQQEEAKEIVNKEKVLSLDQQTQLSIPSSVGEKKERRRKKRWRGVDEEAPVRSDNTNTGRASLPLTTPTMPEMIESEGVRERERAGRESRVRGSETTDATVKEVLDTDAALGEAPAFSELCAPLIPNGEREQRESQSEPEPDPDHGRSLIFSQSNCSPALKEEDEEQRGEKNTVSSSICSSSNNGNSSDSSKSNPGNTSRSSANCKMPQNSLESEEKGGGQPANSSPGTEALSPAEEGGTKAARTEEDRLLLTTSTTTGTGSSSSSTVPLGDPSKLTSQEDSAERLAGVEESDRRRERGERVREEEEGERERERERERGEQRKGGAARQRVSPSSEVPLTTERETASPLLSTTTTTSTVTDRQAETQQQQHHHHSSSNDRGSNSERINLIPDEQRSSPSPHSSISARSSPPPAGGGAGSSDSFNHSSPPPLAHTNSGESQKKGEGEGEGERGAELNQCLDKATVAAVAVAEKEGETAKAKGEEKGAFSATLAEAAASAQRALLAGASQQQVGQSHFALNPHQAPAGTHSTQPGVSVALPDPQTQQAAAGKETSQPFGIVTSQPTPPQSSETETTQPTTKVTSQQVPKTQPQPGESQFQSQSPSGMWETVSSYTSAGSTLTMKDGRCAAETVGVATTNVDPKACASLPPLTVHESLRHPVTESSFGLKEYYGIPERRTEGPPSETHVTTSEPDRSGNSLKDPKGEQKSKSSVSGKSLKDHKQENSKTAEPGGKDTCEKETQKQLGVQTAGVVVTSDLGQEDGQAAQSASSDEKTPQAPDAAMAASRKTGSQKVAGVENTVDVAGSLPAEDKQSADSSSSSMKVGTDEGQRAKVTKVKEVKGDMKAQHMAQSERVDSQNDSTLSHKKESISKADSQRLINGSERRGGSQTAAVDLRLEKENTEEKRKDGKNAESSTLLVSDDVEKLTLDESSQHAVVSARLTQQKEESQQKVDTECLTREEPREVDGKHCADAKDLKDVQKDYNGKSKVDSGPVAGDELNQPPASVSATVTAAQNAPTETESTTKSHVQSGESHSPVIDPNTDRPTSGDAVPKAPGTPEVTPSTVRSNQSPVTSNSSHSAVVTAKEDDSTEINSTTTDLTQRPDSHPLLLTQQPTQGTDSAVTPQPCADSSSQAATAMGPAAVPTIVLKTPGPMLSHRELVNDCDITSSVEEKGDVPPPLSISTIAGTAAGEFNGPLCSIDKQGVAQEMHTTVPSQPIKQESAGEGDSTQRKVEKDRASPADTPSLPVSDGAADKWGNNASAVQAIPNSSSSSSGSNITSSSRGSKPEETGKGRGVPEGCAVMSVCETGSKTSEAASESVSPPRLHSQALESVTSSIDNKPQITGLAAQPDSTKKSMDAAQASMAKLDISGKSNGVDGSAAGLTRVPTCSSAVTDLHPNEPLAVNHSIHAGQRLGGDVTTSVVKNVTGDTVKIQQGKGAIEEKQQRVVGEEKVRQTQKPAAKSVQGVRSEPAQQQQEGEKTQPRQSEPNEIEGEQQQQSSKTAEQLAAILQKDNMTEQQQQQQKDTSQGRGDRHETQTATQRKMLEGFESDREGSATEKQAGSLAPDTSEKSKRHSDTSSTEASVAAEQSKDQNGARVGPIHPPDQPLSSGSPTAVHSDTHPSVFDSAQVPQTEESCRHDKQEVESQPLEQSQQKQPELRNGQEEALGQRAVSTQEEEETGQPPRGGDSDSTLEEQSQGAKVRTTVNKGQKVTAAKPGENMAAFAVSLSGDGDPTVVSGSGVSSQASKCGDESESRNILYPNKATGASVADNNTPTSVINTSASEHSDAQPQRPLSQVASECTVTQPHTDRGRAEQGPFSEVDSEHSFSVTQASETKQEASVPITFNPQQQQQDGGAPAIQQRPPSTTDSPPVSASSHTEAPHHPVLSGDNANKSMRLPKEAGTNAEQADPATAMGLEACPTEHRVLQNSDKSQGSDTTEDTDSSKAASAQKGNTTTTKTATATDIQQPVASGSPDAQRSESVTANLEHQRGGEAVVLAAGGAHTDTGEIHENTAGPTQKQAEPQQNHSHGPDIKPQQQQQGASAGETGDGPNRNRHCGPDSSPMGMKGSDEGVRQRGDGREDDTKVVKQMENVRAADPAVMDSKQELGHQEGRVGKSSIAMPTSTTGGSDTPPQANQAAPKSFIEMLRESAVATETEVSGPNVQVEEIKTTNDSLISAPAAEEINTNKQGSGKDPAVESSSSALLKAGSGLGQQPRKSGGGAGSESVCQPAEERGSSHSESSQEQSGGSNWLTALREAAAEQAHSESDHTAGPAEKNTDIRPIPALDSPQGDLEFRTPSEEFPPPPPLDEPTEDTHPDSRSFPPPPAERSAPIPPASPRLPPPGDQPHLHVFPPSPPLPAHLLQDAAEFPTPPPTPPDRIAPPPPATAAEPIPSPPASPRPPQARRVPPSPPPRVSSVPQPQPPPPPPPPPTSPPPVPPPSSQDQEWPQPPALDAPGSPVLAVPACLPPDPAPVPPPPPPPPPSTQDRHFPPPPPPCPAPPARSSDSDGAFETPESTTPVKVASPVLPAPEGELHSQHLPSEDTGFYSGPGSVADVTLTDPLPASSGDAGGESKSPTRSSSSAFDEDKPIAASGAYDLDALIAAAAAADPYAASNSARSPLTRSLSLQAGELDQGSGPVDKSTSGSDRLLNNRAEAFSVGSGTESAPGTLRRGKKPIRTGSLKKKPLSRQNSNPESTPPKSASTSSTPEVKKKSKPRAESPLLAGEETAGGSATASPAGTLRRNRVKPVRVDSPPPLVEETTPPSPSPAPTPVATSSIAPPSNLYSEDTPLPAPKSAPVVDEDSPIPPAGSYNWDPDNFDNIDPFRTGGSKIANSPELARKSFGSSAAGEDPDDKPLPTTSTTAAAATAAPTTAASKAAVSAEDATISTPAGGAAANPEEQPLNKRQPVRLEFDYSEEGGDAPSSNATETPPAQPPAKKLGKKPGAKMPLRKPKIGLRKPATTAPSMEQLDNAPIAPPSEPVDIDDIPIGKGSYSFDPSKWDDPNFNPFTSKSGCGVSGGGVPNSPPISTGKGYTFDPDSFNDSVDPFKSTNKMSNSPPKTATTSSSAFEVSANDTENGNDNVGELEDQNQNKLAKKKKPVKSNTFRIKKSPKRTPMKVASAQQDDDDLDDDSHADENPAAPSQGHATDEEKLASSTNQKERLVAGSTNTKWASRQEMEAELHADAEEDFPQPSDLTAFVNENNRAAQNDVADYGIEYMEKIGTGTPPLSSKKPPMYLKLDSVADSTSKSSEMQASDPSSPCTGSFEEMEAQITAGSRSPVLPPARTAPEGSASEKSSRKREADSHPHAHTHAAERDGAPPMQEPAESPSLPLLGRLAPDLAEQLSYMEPDLAETNPSAFAHKLQEELVLAALRMEALQVAQCISQSQIPSLAHVPPTQREASSPAENLVCKTSLYTRPGYSEAESPYLPRELDHSLGIAREEIVAKEKEVLEWKRKYEESRQEVVEMRRIVAEYEKTIAQMIEDDQRDKSLSHHTIQQLILEKDQALSDLNSVEKSLADLFRRYEKMKDVLEGFRKNEEVLKKCAQEYLARVRKEEQRYQALKIHAEEKLDKANTDIAQVRAKAKQEQAAYQASLRKEQMKVDSLERTLEQKNKEIEELTKICDELISKMGRT